The nucleotide sequence AGAAGACTTTCTCACCGAAGTATTAAAACTCTCAGAGCAGCATATCGAAGCAAGCTTCGGAGAAGGGTTTTGGATAGACCATTGGACGTATAACTTAGATTTAGTTGAAAGCTATTTGGATATTTACCCTGACCAGCTTGAAGATTTTATGTTTAATGATAACAGTTATACGTTTTTTGATAGTCCTGCTTATGTTCTTCCAAGAAATGAGAAGTATGTCTTATCGAAAGGTAAGGTAAGGCAATATGGAGCTATTCTTGAAGATGAACAAAAGATGGAGAAGCTGGGTATATCACTAAACGATACGAATTGGTTGCGCACGAATAATGGGTTAGGTGACATATATGAAACTAACTTATTTGTGAAATTGCTTTCCTTAGCCTTAAATAAATTTGCTACATTAGATCCTTATGGAATGGGTATTGAAATGGAAGCAAACAAACCGGGTTGGAATGACGCAATGAATGGCCTCCCTGGAATATTTGGCTCAGGGATGAGTGAGACGTTTGAATTGAAGCGAGTTGTTCAATTTATTGCTTCAACCATTGAACAAGTGGAGGATCGTGCTGTTAACATCCCTATGGAAATCAATACGTTTATGAATGATGTGTACAAAAATCTAGTTGAATCCCGTGTACGTAAGATGAGCGATTTCGAATATTGGGACGCTATTTCAAAAGCAAGAGAAACTTATCGTAAGTCGATTCGATTTGGTATTGATGGGCAAGAAGAACAAGTTACGCTTCATGAAATAAAAACAATTTGTGAAACGTTTCTATGGAAGTTGAACGTAGGAATAGAGAAGGCGAAAGAGCTTGGAAAGGGACTTTATCCAACTTATTTTTCTTTTGAAGCTGTTGATTATGAAGTAATGGAAGGTGAAGTTAGTCATTACGGATTACCGAAAGTAACAGTAAAGGAATTCAAAGTATCGGTACTTCCATCTTTTCTAGAGGGGCCGGCACGTTCATTTAAAACCCTCCAAAATATCGACAGTGCGAAAGAGCAATATGAAAAAATCAAAGCGTCGGACTTATATGATAAGCATATTAAGATGTATAAGACATCAGTGAGCTTAGACAGCCAATCACATGAAATAGGCAGGATTAAGGCGTTCACCCCTGGATGGTTAGAACGGGAATCAGTTTTCTTACACATGTCTTATAAATATTTGCTCAGCTTATTAAAGACAGGGCTGTACGAAGAGTTCTTTAATGAAATGAAAACATCACTCATTCCATTTATTGACCCAGCGATGTACGGAAGAAGTATACTTGAGAATTCATCCTTTATTGCCACCTCTGTCAACCCTGATCCATCCGTTCATGGGAGAGGGTTTGTCGCACGACTAAGTGGCTCAACAGCTGAATTCTTAAGCATGTGGACGTACATGATGATTGGAAAGCAGCCTTTCAAAGTCGAAGAAGATACTCTCACCTTATCTTTCTCACCGGCTTTACCAGGATGGCTCTTTAAAGAGGATGGTGTTTTATCTTTCAGATTCCTTGGACAAACAGAGGTAGTCTATCATAATGAAAGAAGAATGAACACATACGGCGCGAATAAGCCACAAATCAAATCATTCATTTTACATGATAAAAATGGAAATAAGAAAGAAGTGGATAATTTCTGTATTCGTGGTGAAGACGCTTTTGCGATTAGAGAAGGAATGTATGAAAAGATCGAAGTATTTATGGGGTAAGTCAAAACACTTACATTAAAAATTGAACGAAATATAACAAACAACAGTCTTCCTATACAAGAAATAAGGAAGGCTGTTGTTTATTTTACAAGGTTTTTAAATGTGTACAAGTTGCTCGTACAATTTCTCAGCTTCTGCTACATCCTTTGTACCATGCAGAAGAATTCTCCCATCGGAAAAAACAACGATGCGCTTACTTTCTGACAGCTTTGCATGAATGATATGTTCATTTGCTTTAATATGTGTAGTCATTGAAGCAAGGTTCTTTTCAATGAGTGAGCGGTTTAGCTGTTGACTTTGGCTTGGGCGAATTTGGATCGTATCTCGACCGCAAAGGATAGCTAAGTCTGTTTGTTTTTGTGTATTTAAAAATGGATAGGTGGGCTGACTACCACACGAAGAACAGTCAGCTTTTTTTAGACCTTCCATCTGAAGTGATGATGTATGGTTTTTCCACAAGTCTGTATACAATAAGGTTTTGCGGATTTTGTCTTCATTTCCAGTTAATAGTTTCATTGCCTCGTTTACTTGATGAGCAGTTACCCATTGAATAGTTGGTGAAATAATGCCGACATTATCACATGTTTCAGCTTGATTAGGCAGGGTTTCAGCCATGCAAGAAAGGCATGGAGTGACTTTGGGAATAATCGTGTAGGTTAACCCTGTACTTCCTGTGGCTCCGCCATAAATCCATGGAATTTGTTGTTTTTGCGATATGTCGTTAATAAGAAAACGTGTTTCAAAGTTATCTGTAGCATCCATGATAAGATCGACAGTTGTTATGGAAGAGGACTTCACATAGTCAAAAAAGTCCGTAACAATTGGCACGATCTCAACTTCACGATTAATCTCTTGCAGACGGTGCGATGCGGCGATTGCTTTTGGGGCCCCTGCCGCTGCATCAGCTTCGGTGTATAGTTGCTGGCGTTGGAGGTTGCTCCATTCAACATAATCGCGGTCGATGATTGTTAGCTTGCCAACACCAGAACGTGTTAGCATTTCAGCAATACTCGTACCAAGTGCACCTGCACCAACCATCAGTACATGACTGCTTGCAAGCTTTGTCTGTCCAGTTTCACCAATTTGTTTGAAAAGAATTTGTCTTGAATACCGGTTATGATCCAATCGTGCTCATTCCTTCTTGTGGACTGCTTGCGACAGCATATTCTTTCATTGGAATTCTTCCAGATTCATAGCCAAGGCGGCCTGCTTCAACAGCAAGCTTCATTGCTTTTGCCATGCCGATTGGGTCTTTCGCTCCTGATACAGCTGTGTTCAGCAGGACACCATCAGCGCCAAGCTCCATCGCTTGGGCGGCATCAGATGGAGTGCCGATACCGGCATCGATAATAACAGGGACATCAACCGATTCAATAATATATTTCAAGTACGTATCATTTACAATTCCTTTTCCTGTTCCGATTGGCGAAGCACCAGGCATAACTGCATGAACGCCTAATTGAGCAAGCCGTTTTGCAAGAACGAGATCGTCTGAAATATAAGGAAGAACGATAAAGCCCTCATCTAACAGTGTTTCACATGCTTTGTAGGTTTCGAGCGGGTCAGGAAGAAGTGTGCGGTCATCACCAATTACTTCCACTTTGACCATGTCGCATAACCCTGAAGCCTTCGCCAGCTTAGCAATTCTGACGGCTTCTTCAGCGGTTGCGGCGCCTGCTGTGTTTGGTAGAAGTGCAAAGCGGTGTAAGTCAAGTTGTTCTAAGAAGTTTGGCTGGTCTGGTTGTGAAATATTTAACCGCCTTACTGCGAATGTGAGAAGCTCTGTTCCTGAAGCATCAATTGCTTGCTTTTGCGTTTCTAAATCTGGGAATTTACCTGTTCCTAATAACAAACGTGAATTTAACTCATATGAACCGATTTTTAACATCTCATCCACCTCCGACAAAATTAACGATTTCAATTGAATCGTTTTCCTTTATAACTTGTTTGGTATAACTTTCTTTTTCAATAATTTGTTTGTTGTGTTCGACGACAATGATTTTCTGACCGAGCTTATAATGCTGAACTAGGTCATCAATTGTTTGGACAGTAGCGGGTACTTCCACATTTTCTCCATTTACGATGATTGTCACGTTGTTCACCTCCTAACGAGTGCTTGAGACGGGGAGAAGGCAGATAAGTCAATGTCTACATCCCTCCCATTAATGAGAGCGGCAATCACTGACCCTGTCGCAGCACTTAATAAAATGCCATTGCGGTGGTGGCCGAATGCATACCATAACCCCTCTACATGTGCGGACTGGCCGATGTATGGTAAATGTGTTGGCGTCGTTGGGCGAAGTCCAGCCCAAACTCGTTCAAGCTGTGCTTCTCCTAAAGCCGGAAGTAGCGAAC is from Bacillus tianshenii and encodes:
- a CDS encoding cellobiose phosphorylase, translating into MANNRYSFDLQKRFVIEDYDKAKTFSSFLPGIAGVKGIPMWTFYVNRGQGICSFGVKDKHSPIMEFSPANIAYKNVAASGFRTFIKLKNENRVIEPFSPAPNNPKIKRTMYVQANQLTIEEVNEIEALKVTVHYFHIPEANFAGLVRKVEVTNLKGEEIQVEILDGMPELLPYGVENAAYKEVGNLLRSWMEVYNLENQIPYFRVRASIGDEAEVSEVTSGHFYLTFTDEEKLITPIVDAEIIFGEDQSLQNAEYFMSHSLEEITSSPQVTANKVPCGFTPVSRTIGSNEMITVCSIIGHVSDIEMIHSQVDEIIKMTYINEKQQRANELIRTLTDSIKASTSSDIFDEYTRQSYLDNVLRGGYPFLLENGKDGFVYHLFSRKHGDLERDYNFFSIAPEYYSQGNGNFRDANQNRRNDIYFNPKVGSFNVKMFMSLIQADGYNPLSVEGCSFTIKKEYETHLSGLFARYVHSHKAELAKLLAKNFTPGKVVNFLYNEKVQLAVCEEDFLTEVLKLSEQHIEASFGEGFWIDHWTYNLDLVESYLDIYPDQLEDFMFNDNSYTFFDSPAYVLPRNEKYVLSKGKVRQYGAILEDEQKMEKLGISLNDTNWLRTNNGLGDIYETNLFVKLLSLALNKFATLDPYGMGIEMEANKPGWNDAMNGLPGIFGSGMSETFELKRVVQFIASTIEQVEDRAVNIPMEINTFMNDVYKNLVESRVRKMSDFEYWDAISKARETYRKSIRFGIDGQEEQVTLHEIKTICETFLWKLNVGIEKAKELGKGLYPTYFSFEAVDYEVMEGEVSHYGLPKVTVKEFKVSVLPSFLEGPARSFKTLQNIDSAKEQYEKIKASDLYDKHIKMYKTSVSLDSQSHEIGRIKAFTPGWLERESVFLHMSYKYLLSLLKTGLYEEFFNEMKTSLIPFIDPAMYGRSILENSSFIATSVNPDPSVHGRGFVARLSGSTAEFLSMWTYMMIGKQPFKVEEDTLTLSFSPALPGWLFKEDGVLSFRFLGQTEVVYHNERRMNTYGANKPQIKSFILHDKNGNKKEVDNFCIRGEDAFAIREGMYEKIEVFMG
- a CDS encoding ThiF family adenylyltransferase, encoding MDHNRYSRQILFKQIGETGQTKLASSHVLMVGAGALGTSIAEMLTRSGVGKLTIIDRDYVEWSNLQRQQLYTEADAAAGAPKAIAASHRLQEINREVEIVPIVTDFFDYVKSSSITTVDLIMDATDNFETRFLINDISQKQQIPWIYGGATGSTGLTYTIIPKVTPCLSCMAETLPNQAETCDNVGIISPTIQWVTAHQVNEAMKLLTGNEDKIRKTLLYTDLWKNHTSSLQMEGLKKADCSSCGSQPTYPFLNTQKQTDLAILCGRDTIQIRPSQSQQLNRSLIEKNLASMTTHIKANEHIIHAKLSESKRIVVFSDGRILLHGTKDVAEAEKLYEQLVHI
- a CDS encoding thiazole synthase: MLKIGSYELNSRLLLGTGKFPDLETQKQAIDASGTELLTFAVRRLNISQPDQPNFLEQLDLHRFALLPNTAGAATAEEAVRIAKLAKASGLCDMVKVEVIGDDRTLLPDPLETYKACETLLDEGFIVLPYISDDLVLAKRLAQLGVHAVMPGASPIGTGKGIVNDTYLKYIIESVDVPVIIDAGIGTPSDAAQAMELGADGVLLNTAVSGAKDPIGMAKAMKLAVEAGRLGYESGRIPMKEYAVASSPQEGMSTIGS
- the thiS gene encoding sulfur carrier protein ThiS — encoded protein: MTIIVNGENVEVPATVQTIDDLVQHYKLGQKIIVVEHNKQIIEKESYTKQVIKENDSIEIVNFVGGG